A window of the Acidithiobacillus thiooxidans ATCC 19377 genome harbors these coding sequences:
- a CDS encoding M16 family metallopeptidase: protein MTKNIEASVSTLDNGVVVLSERLPDRQSVALSLTLGNGSRDQAADENGFAHLLEHMLFKGSTKRDGDALNAAMESLGGTINAFTDRESTVFHGTVLAEDAQEAFVLLSEMLTHPRFDHADLRLEKQVVAQEAAMAAEDLEDWVQERALLEIWGEHPLAWPVLGKASCIRAASRKRIQAYHERVLAESPLIVTAVGAVDHERLCGWVQHAFPETRRPAPLQNGLPPRFQLGKKNLRRSEARQAHLVWMAPACSVESEDYLAHVVANAILGGGTASYLFRELRERRGLAYQVFSHLDALRDCGEWSLYVATPEDKAHEAGKAMSEVLSKLLSEGPGSSDMLWAKRSLRIQLLLGQEDAEVRMSRLARQWLYLGRLHSAEQSLQKLELVDAEAVRRVLREAWEQRLEMSCLPSRRKT from the coding sequence TTGACAAAAAATATCGAAGCTTCTGTAAGCACGCTGGATAACGGCGTTGTCGTTCTCAGCGAAAGGTTGCCGGATCGCCAAAGCGTGGCCCTGTCCCTGACCTTGGGAAATGGTAGCCGTGATCAGGCTGCAGATGAAAACGGTTTTGCCCATCTCCTGGAACACATGCTCTTCAAGGGCAGTACCAAAAGAGATGGAGATGCACTGAATGCAGCGATGGAATCCCTGGGCGGGACCATCAATGCCTTCACCGATCGTGAGAGTACTGTTTTCCATGGCACGGTGCTGGCCGAGGATGCTCAGGAAGCTTTTGTCCTGCTCAGTGAAATGCTCACGCACCCACGTTTTGATCACGCGGATTTACGTCTGGAAAAACAGGTGGTCGCCCAGGAGGCCGCCATGGCTGCCGAGGACCTGGAGGATTGGGTACAGGAACGGGCCTTATTGGAGATATGGGGAGAGCACCCCCTGGCCTGGCCCGTGTTGGGCAAGGCCAGCTGTATTCGTGCAGCCAGCCGTAAACGCATACAGGCCTATCACGAGCGGGTTTTGGCCGAATCGCCCCTGATTGTTACGGCTGTTGGTGCTGTGGATCATGAGCGTTTGTGTGGATGGGTGCAGCATGCCTTTCCCGAAACGCGTCGTCCGGCCCCCCTGCAAAATGGCTTGCCCCCCCGCTTTCAGCTTGGTAAAAAAAATCTGCGTCGTTCAGAAGCCCGTCAGGCGCATTTGGTCTGGATGGCACCAGCTTGTTCCGTCGAATCAGAAGACTATCTCGCTCATGTGGTGGCCAATGCCATTCTGGGGGGAGGCACCGCCTCTTATTTATTCCGGGAACTCCGGGAAAGGCGTGGATTGGCGTATCAGGTATTTTCCCATCTGGATGCTTTGCGCGACTGTGGCGAATGGTCGTTGTATGTAGCCACCCCGGAAGATAAAGCCCATGAAGCCGGCAAGGCGATGTCCGAAGTGCTGTCTAAATTGCTGAGTGAGGGACCCGGTTCGAGCGATATGCTCTGGGCAAAACGCAGCTTGCGGATTCAGTTGTTGCTCGGACAGGAAGATGCCGAAGTGCGCATGAGTCGGCTGGCTCGCCAGTGGCTTTATCTGGGCCGCCTGCATTCGGCAGAACAATCCTTGCAGAAACTGGAGCTTGTGGATGCAGAAGCCGTACGTCGGGTTTTGCGCGAAGCCTGGGAACAACGCCTGGAAATGAGCTGCTTACCCTCACGCCGCAAGACTTAG
- the gloB gene encoding hydroxyacylglutathione hydrolase, which yields MSVHFIPAFADNYIYVLESSAGVWIVDPGDAEPIFQWLAPRQMVPTAILCTHHHADHTGGVAALADHFRIPVYGANKRIPALTHPVAAGKLAISSAEIQVMEVPGHTRDHIAYVWNASLFCGDTLFAAGCGRIFEGTPEMLFHSLQQLAALPPETAVYCAHEYTENNLRFAALVDPGNPVIRDRQIQAQKQRERGQPTLPSSIALERASNPFLRCADPALIASARHFDPLSGGTALSVFTALRRWKDQFS from the coding sequence ATGTCTGTGCATTTCATTCCTGCATTTGCGGATAACTACATTTATGTGCTGGAAAGCAGCGCCGGTGTCTGGATTGTCGATCCCGGCGACGCCGAACCGATTTTTCAATGGCTTGCGCCCAGACAGATGGTGCCGACGGCCATACTCTGCACGCATCATCATGCCGATCATACAGGGGGCGTAGCTGCCCTCGCCGACCATTTCCGCATTCCTGTCTATGGTGCCAATAAGCGGATACCCGCCCTGACCCATCCGGTTGCTGCCGGAAAACTGGCCATTAGCTCCGCAGAAATCCAGGTCATGGAAGTTCCGGGTCATACCCGGGATCACATCGCTTATGTCTGGAATGCGTCTCTGTTTTGCGGAGACACACTTTTTGCTGCCGGCTGCGGACGGATCTTTGAAGGTACTCCCGAGATGTTGTTCCATAGCTTGCAGCAGCTTGCCGCGCTTCCTCCGGAGACAGCGGTGTACTGCGCCCACGAATACACCGAGAATAATTTGCGTTTTGCAGCTTTGGTGGATCCCGGCAACCCGGTTATTCGGGACAGACAAATACAAGCCCAAAAGCAGCGCGAGCGTGGACAACCCACCTTGCCGTCAAGCATTGCTCTGGAACGCGCCAGCAATCCTTTTCTGCGCTGTGCTGATCCTGCGCTGATTGCCAGTGCCCGGCACTTTGACCCCCTCAGCGGCGGCACGGCATTATCTGTATTTACCGCTTTGCGACGCTGGAAGGACCAGTTTTCCTAA
- a CDS encoding class I SAM-dependent methyltransferase has product MPGRGRLSRPQEQRAAVWWDSGAGRLLLDRARDILPRWIERLQPETVLQLGQPLFWGMPPGTERTWVLLNDGAALPPEAYLQVCGACPDMPFAPMRFDLVIVPFCLSRMGDPEAVLDECWRVLRPEGHVLIMDFNPGGSLSFMRRWRLWRRDRAWPWRRPFLPLGKLRTLLENQDFILKEGRYFQYTLPGLEKNAQWMELVGDRWWPAGANAYLLLAQRRDPERPLVGLATPVKLRRERRKVSSEAPAAYDHSELG; this is encoded by the coding sequence ATGCCGGGGCGGGGACGTCTTAGCCGGCCGCAAGAACAACGGGCTGCCGTGTGGTGGGATAGTGGTGCCGGACGTCTGCTGCTGGATCGGGCTCGAGATATTCTCCCACGCTGGATTGAGCGTTTGCAGCCGGAAACGGTTTTGCAACTGGGGCAACCGCTATTCTGGGGAATGCCTCCAGGCACAGAGCGAACCTGGGTGTTGCTGAATGATGGCGCCGCATTGCCACCGGAAGCTTATTTGCAGGTTTGCGGGGCCTGTCCGGATATGCCCTTTGCGCCCATGCGCTTTGATCTGGTTATTGTTCCCTTTTGTTTGAGTCGAATGGGTGATCCTGAAGCGGTGCTGGACGAATGCTGGCGGGTGCTGCGCCCTGAAGGTCATGTATTGATCATGGATTTTAATCCCGGGGGGAGCTTGAGCTTCATGCGCCGCTGGCGTTTATGGCGGCGGGATCGGGCCTGGCCCTGGCGTCGTCCCTTTCTGCCCTTAGGGAAGTTGCGTACCCTGCTCGAAAATCAGGATTTTATACTGAAAGAAGGGCGCTACTTTCAGTACACCCTGCCGGGTTTGGAAAAAAATGCACAATGGATGGAGCTCGTGGGTGACCGCTGGTGGCCGGCGGGTGCAAACGCTTATTTATTGCTGGCCCAACGCCGTGACCCTGAGCGACCTTTGGTCGGCTTGGCTACGCCCGTAAAATTGCGTCGGGAGCGTCGTAAAGTCAGCTCTGAAGCCCCGGCAGCTTATGATCACTCGGAGCTGGGATGA
- the rnhA gene encoding ribonuclease HI, which produces MTDKIVELFTDGGCRGNPGIGAWGAWLRRETQEKVLWGFEPETTNNRMELTAALRGLEALKRPTRVRVISDSRYLRDGMTQWLPGWQRRGWRTAGGDPVKNQDIWELLVKASAPHEVEWEWVRGHSGHVENEKVDALLNQVMNQYGAHQQREEGEGWL; this is translated from the coding sequence ATGACGGATAAAATTGTGGAATTGTTTACGGATGGGGGTTGCCGAGGTAATCCCGGCATCGGGGCCTGGGGTGCCTGGTTGCGGCGCGAAACACAGGAGAAGGTGCTCTGGGGATTTGAACCGGAAACCACCAACAACCGCATGGAATTGACAGCGGCTCTGCGCGGTCTCGAAGCCCTGAAACGTCCAACCCGGGTCCGCGTGATCAGTGATTCCCGTTATTTGCGTGATGGTATGACCCAGTGGTTGCCAGGTTGGCAACGGCGCGGCTGGCGCACGGCGGGTGGGGATCCAGTCAAAAATCAGGATATCTGGGAGCTTCTGGTAAAAGCCTCTGCTCCCCATGAGGTAGAATGGGAATGGGTGCGCGGGCATTCCGGTCATGTGGAAAATGAAAAGGTCGATGCCCTGTTGAATCAGGTCATGAATCAGTACGGCGCGCACCAGCAGCGCGAAGAGGGGGAAGGATGGCTTTAA
- the dnaQ gene encoding DNA polymerase III subunit epsilon: MALRQVVLDTETTGIDWKQGHRVIEIGAVELLDRRLTGNNYQQYLNPQRSSDPEALRVHGLTDAFLADKPLFAEVAENFLNYLGDAELIIHNAPFDLGFLNHELGKIEKMPLNHKVLDTLVDARRRHPGQKNDLNSLCRRYNVDNSHRELHGALLDCEILAKVYLGMTGGQVDMMGLLNASEEQSGTESSRDSATSVQIAQFNSSTVAGRPRLRVIRATAEETALHAQYLEDMGGKALWNAP; this comes from the coding sequence ATGGCTTTAAGACAGGTGGTGCTGGATACAGAAACGACTGGTATTGACTGGAAACAGGGTCATCGGGTCATTGAAATTGGCGCGGTAGAGTTGCTGGATCGCCGTTTGACGGGGAATAATTACCAGCAGTACCTCAACCCCCAGCGCAGCAGTGATCCCGAAGCCCTGCGTGTGCATGGCCTCACCGATGCGTTTCTTGCGGACAAACCATTATTCGCCGAAGTGGCTGAGAACTTTCTGAACTATCTGGGTGATGCAGAGCTGATTATTCACAATGCGCCCTTTGATCTGGGTTTTTTGAACCATGAACTCGGAAAAATAGAAAAAATGCCTCTGAATCATAAAGTTCTGGATACTTTGGTGGATGCCCGTCGTCGTCATCCCGGGCAGAAAAATGACCTGAACAGCCTGTGCCGACGATATAATGTCGACAATAGTCACCGTGAGCTGCACGGCGCTTTGCTGGATTGCGAAATCCTGGCCAAGGTCTACCTCGGCATGACGGGGGGGCAGGTGGATATGATGGGCTTGTTGAATGCTTCAGAGGAGCAGTCGGGAACGGAGTCTTCCCGAGATTCTGCGACTTCTGTGCAAATTGCTCAATTCAACAGCAGCACGGTAGCAGGGCGGCCGCGATTGCGGGTTATTCGCGCTACTGCGGAAGAAACCGCCCTGCATGCCCAATATTTAGAGGATATGGGCGGAAAAGCTCTATGGAATGCGCCATAA
- the gloA gene encoding lactoylglutathione lyase, with amino-acid sequence MRLLHTMLRVGDLDRSIQFYTEVLGMHLLRRKDYPDGKFTLAFVGYQEESAGAVIELTYNWGVDHYSLGDAFGHIALEVENAAAACDAIRGRGGKVVREAGPMKHGSTIIAFVEDPDGYRIELIEHKQ; translated from the coding sequence ATGCGTCTTTTACATACCATGCTACGGGTGGGTGATTTGGATCGCTCCATCCAGTTTTATACGGAAGTCCTCGGCATGCATCTGTTACGCCGCAAAGATTATCCCGACGGCAAGTTTACCCTCGCTTTTGTGGGCTATCAGGAGGAAAGCGCCGGAGCCGTCATTGAGCTGACCTACAATTGGGGCGTAGATCATTACTCACTCGGTGATGCCTTCGGGCATATTGCCCTGGAAGTGGAAAATGCCGCTGCGGCTTGCGATGCCATTCGTGGGCGGGGTGGCAAAGTGGTGCGCGAAGCAGGACCTATGAAACACGGCAGTACCATCATTGCCTTTGTGGAAGATCCTGACGGTTACCGCATCGAGCTCATTGAGCACAAACAATAA
- a CDS encoding argininosuccinate synthase: MVKKVVLAYSGGLDTSVILKWLQDQYQCDVVTFTADIGQGEEVEPARIKAEKLGAKEIFIDDLRQEFVRDYVFPMFRANTIYEGEYLLGTSIARPLIAKRMVEIAAEVGADAVAHGATGKGNDQVRFELGAYALNPAIQVIAPWREWDLNSREKLLKYAEKHGIPVEKHGKKSPYSMDANLLHISYEGGILEDPWAEAEESMWRWTTAPEKAPDQPRYLEITYAHGDPIAVDGEALNPEQLLAHLNTVGGEHGVGRLDIVENRYVGMKSRGCYETPGGNILLKAHRAIESIALDREVAHLKDELMPRYASIVYNGFWWSPERRALQTLIDQTQRLVSGVVRVKLFKGTCSVVGRKSQESLFDPRIATFEDDAGAYNQKDAEGFIKLNALRLRIEKRLQG, translated from the coding sequence ATGGTCAAAAAAGTCGTTCTCGCCTACTCAGGGGGTCTCGATACCTCGGTCATTCTCAAATGGCTGCAAGATCAATATCAATGTGATGTTGTCACCTTTACGGCAGATATCGGTCAGGGTGAAGAAGTAGAGCCAGCCCGCATCAAGGCAGAAAAGCTCGGTGCCAAGGAAATATTCATTGACGACCTCCGTCAGGAATTTGTCCGCGATTATGTATTTCCCATGTTTCGCGCCAATACCATTTATGAGGGGGAATACCTGCTGGGGACTTCCATTGCCCGGCCCCTTATCGCCAAGCGCATGGTGGAAATTGCCGCTGAAGTAGGTGCTGATGCCGTTGCTCATGGAGCCACCGGCAAGGGCAACGATCAGGTCCGCTTTGAACTGGGTGCTTACGCCCTGAACCCGGCCATTCAGGTCATTGCTCCCTGGCGGGAATGGGACCTGAACTCCCGTGAAAAGCTCCTCAAGTATGCCGAAAAACACGGCATTCCTGTGGAAAAACATGGTAAAAAGTCGCCCTACTCCATGGATGCCAATCTTCTCCATATTTCCTATGAAGGCGGCATTCTGGAAGACCCCTGGGCGGAGGCCGAAGAGAGCATGTGGCGCTGGACTACAGCGCCTGAGAAAGCACCGGATCAACCCCGCTATCTGGAAATCACCTATGCCCATGGTGATCCCATCGCGGTGGACGGTGAAGCCCTGAATCCTGAGCAATTACTGGCGCACCTCAATACCGTAGGTGGCGAGCATGGCGTTGGCCGTCTGGATATTGTCGAGAACCGTTATGTCGGCATGAAGTCGCGAGGCTGCTATGAAACGCCTGGCGGCAACATTTTGCTCAAGGCCCATCGCGCCATTGAATCCATTGCCCTCGATCGGGAAGTCGCCCATCTCAAGGATGAGCTGATGCCCCGCTATGCCAGCATTGTCTACAATGGCTTCTGGTGGAGTCCGGAACGCCGCGCTCTGCAGACCCTGATCGACCAGACCCAGCGTCTGGTGAGCGGCGTGGTTCGCGTCAAGCTCTTTAAGGGGACCTGCAGTGTAGTCGGTCGCAAGTCTCAGGAAAGTCTGTTTGATCCCCGCATTGCGACCTTCGAAGATGATGCTGGCGCCTATAATCAGAAAGATGCAGAAGGGTTCATCAAGCTCAACGCCCTGCGTCTGCGGATTGAAAAACGCTTGCAGGGGTAA
- the argF gene encoding ornithine carbamoyltransferase, with amino-acid sequence MKLRHFLSLADLSQAELKALLDRAIALKHMQRQGERYMPFTGRTLAMIFEKSSTRTRVSFETGMAQLGGHALFLSPRDTQLGRGESIEDTARVISRMVDMVMIRTFSHDNLKLFAAASRVPVINGLSDDHHPCQLLADLMTATEHWGTLEGRRVAYVGDGANNMAHSWMEAAHIFNFSLRIGSPAPYAPSADMLATGGEYVTVLHDPVSAVEGADLVVTDVWTSMGQEQEAGQRRAILQDFQVNHTLMAAAAPGALFMHCLPAHRGEEVSADIMDGPLSVVWEEAENRLHAQKALMEFLFGIGPVAALQGAS; translated from the coding sequence ATGAAACTACGTCACTTTCTCAGCCTCGCCGATCTCAGCCAAGCCGAACTAAAGGCCTTGCTGGACCGTGCTATTGCTCTCAAGCACATGCAGCGCCAGGGTGAACGGTACATGCCCTTTACCGGACGGACTCTGGCCATGATTTTTGAAAAGTCCTCTACCCGGACCCGGGTTTCCTTTGAGACGGGTATGGCGCAACTGGGCGGACATGCCCTTTTCCTCTCGCCACGCGACACCCAACTCGGTCGCGGAGAAAGCATTGAAGACACCGCCCGGGTGATTTCACGGATGGTAGACATGGTCATGATCCGCACTTTCAGTCATGACAACCTCAAGCTCTTTGCCGCAGCCTCCAGAGTGCCCGTCATCAATGGTCTTTCCGATGACCACCACCCCTGCCAGTTGCTTGCCGATCTCATGACCGCCACCGAACACTGGGGCACACTGGAAGGACGGAGAGTTGCCTATGTAGGAGATGGAGCCAACAACATGGCCCATTCCTGGATGGAGGCCGCACACATTTTCAATTTCAGCCTGCGTATCGGCAGCCCTGCTCCCTATGCTCCCAGCGCCGACATGCTGGCAACCGGGGGAGAATATGTCACCGTCCTCCACGATCCCGTTTCAGCAGTGGAAGGTGCCGATCTGGTTGTAACGGATGTCTGGACCAGCATGGGACAGGAACAGGAGGCCGGGCAGCGCCGCGCCATTCTTCAGGATTTTCAGGTGAATCACACCCTCATGGCTGCTGCTGCACCTGGCGCTTTGTTCATGCACTGCCTTCCGGCACATCGCGGAGAAGAAGTCAGCGCCGACATTATGGATGGTCCCCTTTCGGTCGTCTGGGAAGAGGCGGAAAATCGCCTGCACGCCCAGAAGGCGCTCATGGAATTTTTATTTGGCATCGGCCCTGTGGCCGCTTTGCAAGGAGCTTCTTAA
- a CDS encoding aspartate aminotransferase family protein, producing the protein MPLMNNYARLPVAFSRGEGVWLYDSEGRRYLDALAGIAVVGLGHCHPAVTQALQSQAGTLLHTSNLYQIPLQEKLADSLCRLSGLDAAFFCNSGAEANEAAIKMARLHGHQKGIAEPQVLVFTQAFHGRTLAALTATGNFRIQEGFAPLVPGFVRAPYGDSSTVRGLIAANPAIAAILVEPVQGEGGVRPAPEGFLADLRSICDAHGLLLMLDEVQTGIGRTGNFFAYQQLDGAFPDVLSLAKGLGNGVPIGALLARKAAADLFGPGKHGTTFGGGPLVCAAAQAVLDTMENANIPAQAAKMGALLQQKLRHALAQHPEVRDIRGMGLMVGIELAQKPERLVERALEAGLLINVTADKVIRLLPPLIISESEIDLLVAGIVRLLEPTS; encoded by the coding sequence ATGCCACTCATGAACAATTATGCACGCCTGCCCGTGGCTTTCAGCCGGGGAGAGGGCGTGTGGCTTTACGACAGCGAGGGACGGCGTTATCTGGATGCCCTGGCGGGTATTGCGGTAGTGGGTCTGGGTCATTGCCACCCTGCCGTCACCCAGGCCCTTCAGTCACAAGCGGGCACCCTGCTGCATACATCCAATCTCTACCAAATTCCTCTGCAGGAAAAACTGGCCGATAGCCTCTGCCGCCTCAGCGGTCTGGATGCTGCCTTTTTCTGTAACAGTGGCGCTGAAGCAAACGAAGCAGCCATCAAAATGGCGCGTCTCCACGGCCATCAGAAAGGCATTGCCGAACCACAGGTTCTGGTATTTACCCAGGCTTTTCATGGCCGCACTCTGGCAGCGCTGACGGCGACGGGCAATTTCCGCATTCAGGAAGGCTTCGCACCGCTGGTACCCGGTTTTGTGCGGGCTCCTTATGGCGACAGCAGCACGGTCAGAGGACTGATTGCCGCCAATCCGGCTATTGCTGCCATTCTGGTTGAACCCGTGCAAGGTGAGGGCGGCGTGCGCCCTGCTCCCGAGGGATTTTTAGCGGATCTGCGCAGTATTTGTGATGCCCACGGACTGCTGCTCATGCTCGACGAAGTCCAAACCGGCATCGGTCGTACTGGCAATTTCTTTGCCTATCAACAGCTTGACGGCGCATTTCCGGACGTACTCAGCCTGGCCAAAGGCCTGGGAAACGGGGTACCCATTGGCGCCCTGCTTGCCCGCAAAGCAGCAGCTGACTTGTTTGGGCCAGGTAAACATGGAACGACTTTCGGGGGTGGCCCCCTGGTCTGTGCTGCCGCCCAGGCGGTACTCGACACCATGGAAAACGCCAACATTCCTGCTCAGGCGGCCAAAATGGGGGCACTGTTGCAGCAGAAACTGCGTCATGCCCTGGCTCAGCATCCAGAGGTTCGGGATATACGCGGTATGGGCTTGATGGTCGGTATTGAGCTGGCGCAAAAACCCGAACGTCTGGTAGAGCGGGCTCTGGAAGCAGGCTTACTGATTAATGTCACTGCGGACAAAGTCATTCGGCTATTACCACCACTCATTATTTCTGAATCGGAAATAGATCTGCTGGTTGCCGGGATCGTCCGACTACTGGAACCAACATCATGA
- a CDS encoding aspartate kinase — MALIVQKFGGTSVGNPERIRAVAEKVMATHLAGHQVVVVVSAMSGETDRLLQLARAMAAHPAERELDTLLSTGEQVTIALLCMALEEMGQAAQSFTGTQVAITTDSAHTKARIEHIDDHKIRSALESGKIVVVAGFQGVDLHGNITTLGRGGSDTTAVALAAALRADECDIFTDVDGIYTTDPRVESRARRLDRITFEEMLEMASLGAKVLQTRSVEFAMKYNVPVRVLSSFQDGPGTLVTNEENSVEAPRVSGIAFSRNEAKLTMIGVPDHPGIAHSILGPVSEANINVDVILQNISEAGKTDFTFTVDRNEYAQAKDILGAVAQKLEAEDVRGDDHIVKVSVVGVGMRSHAGIAATMFATLGKENINIQMISTSEIKISVVIEEKYLELAVRALHAAFNLDGEAPI; from the coding sequence ATGGCACTCATCGTACAAAAATTTGGTGGAACATCTGTGGGCAACCCCGAGCGCATTCGCGCGGTTGCCGAAAAAGTCATGGCTACCCATCTGGCCGGGCATCAGGTTGTGGTCGTGGTATCGGCCATGTCTGGCGAGACCGATCGCCTTTTGCAACTGGCGCGAGCCATGGCGGCTCACCCTGCCGAGCGTGAACTGGATACCCTGCTGAGCACCGGAGAACAGGTGACTATTGCCCTGTTGTGCATGGCTTTAGAAGAGATGGGACAAGCGGCCCAGTCTTTTACCGGGACCCAGGTAGCCATTACCACGGATTCTGCCCATACCAAGGCGCGCATTGAGCATATTGATGATCATAAAATTCGTTCAGCCCTCGAATCCGGGAAGATCGTAGTGGTTGCCGGTTTCCAGGGTGTCGACCTGCATGGCAATATTACTACTTTGGGACGCGGCGGATCGGACACCACTGCCGTCGCACTGGCGGCTGCCCTGCGTGCCGACGAATGTGATATTTTTACTGATGTAGATGGCATTTACACAACGGATCCGCGCGTGGAGTCGCGAGCGCGGCGCCTTGATCGCATTACTTTTGAAGAAATGCTTGAAATGGCAAGCCTCGGCGCAAAGGTACTGCAGACGCGCTCTGTTGAGTTTGCCATGAAGTACAATGTTCCTGTTCGGGTCTTGTCGTCTTTTCAGGATGGGCCCGGCACCCTGGTTACCAATGAGGAAAATTCTGTGGAAGCTCCCCGCGTTTCTGGCATCGCCTTCTCCCGTAACGAAGCCAAACTCACCATGATTGGCGTTCCTGATCACCCTGGTATTGCCCATTCCATTCTGGGACCCGTCTCAGAAGCCAATATCAACGTGGACGTTATCCTGCAGAATATTTCCGAAGCTGGCAAAACAGATTTCACCTTCACGGTGGATCGTAATGAATACGCCCAGGCCAAAGATATTCTGGGCGCTGTGGCCCAAAAACTGGAAGCCGAAGATGTGCGGGGCGACGACCACATTGTCAAGGTATCAGTAGTAGGCGTCGGCATGCGTTCCCATGCCGGTATTGCCGCCACCATGTTTGCCACCCTGGGCAAGGAAAATATCAATATTCAGATGATTTCCACCTCGGAAATCAAAATTTCTGTGGTCATCGAAGAAAAATATCTGGAACTGGCGGTGCGGGCCCTGCACGCCGCTTTCAACCTGGATGGGGAGGCCCCGATATAA
- a CDS encoding YgaP family membrane protein, whose protein sequence is MKIIKNMNSTERWLRLYFGAIIFLIYFVNPFPYREWTFSGLLLIATGVFGYCPVYSFLKKTRKPENLSQ, encoded by the coding sequence ATGAAAATCATCAAGAACATGAACAGTACCGAGCGTTGGCTGCGCCTTTACTTCGGCGCCATCATTTTTCTCATCTATTTCGTTAATCCCTTCCCCTATCGGGAATGGACCTTTTCGGGGCTCCTCCTCATTGCAACGGGGGTTTTCGGCTATTGCCCGGTGTACTCCTTCCTCAAAAAAACCCGGAAACCGGAAAACCTGTCACAGTAA
- the tal gene encoding transaldolase, giving the protein MTTDLRALHKEVGQSIWLDNLSRTLIHDDVLRKYISADGISGVTSNPSIFQKAIHSSPYYQDDLRQVAESAERLYEQLVLQDLQMACDLLQPVHQESAGDDGWVSWEESPRLAHDEAATVAEARRLRGLVQRDNLLIKVPATPQGIAALATLIGEGISVNVTLMFGLEHVHQVFAAYQQGLAHWVKQGGDPRRVKAVASLFLSRVDTLVDQQLEKIATAESLALRGKAAVAMAKVAYKVYQETFHGDGFAELAKAGGRPQYLLWASTSTKNPEYSDLLYVEPLMGPETINTLPDETLNKLRDHGHIANRVSEDLDAAQAVMAGLESLGIHMDSVAEQLQQEGLASFAKSFEEMLAEVGKAMPCGG; this is encoded by the coding sequence ATGACAACAGATTTACGGGCGTTGCACAAAGAGGTGGGTCAGAGCATCTGGCTGGATAATTTGTCGAGAACACTGATTCACGATGATGTTCTCAGAAAATATATCAGCGCAGATGGAATCAGTGGGGTTACCTCCAATCCCAGCATTTTTCAGAAAGCCATTCATTCCAGTCCCTACTATCAGGATGATTTGCGGCAAGTTGCAGAATCTGCCGAGCGACTTTATGAACAGCTCGTTTTGCAGGATTTGCAGATGGCCTGCGATCTTTTGCAGCCGGTGCATCAGGAAAGTGCTGGCGATGATGGTTGGGTGAGCTGGGAGGAATCTCCGCGTTTGGCGCATGATGAAGCAGCTACGGTTGCTGAAGCCCGCCGTCTGCGGGGATTGGTGCAGCGTGACAATTTATTGATCAAGGTTCCCGCAACGCCCCAGGGTATTGCGGCACTGGCCACGCTGATAGGCGAGGGTATTTCAGTCAATGTCACCCTCATGTTCGGATTGGAACATGTCCACCAGGTTTTTGCGGCTTATCAACAGGGCTTGGCGCATTGGGTAAAACAAGGCGGCGACCCCCGCCGGGTCAAGGCAGTTGCCAGCCTTTTCCTGTCACGGGTAGACACCCTCGTTGATCAGCAGCTCGAAAAAATTGCGACAGCAGAGTCTCTGGCTCTACGCGGCAAGGCCGCAGTGGCCATGGCCAAGGTTGCTTACAAGGTCTATCAGGAGACCTTCCATGGGGACGGCTTCGCGGAGTTGGCCAAGGCCGGTGGGCGTCCGCAGTATCTGCTCTGGGCCAGTACCAGCACGAAAAACCCGGAATACTCAGACTTACTCTATGTCGAACCGTTGATGGGACCGGAAACGATCAATACCTTGCCGGATGAAACCCTGAACAAGCTGCGTGATCATGGCCATATCGCGAATCGGGTGAGCGAGGATCTGGACGCGGCACAGGCAGTCATGGCCGGACTGGAGTCGCTGGGTATTCACATGGACAGTGTGGCTGAGCAATTACAGCAGGAAGGGCTGGCCTCCTTCGCCAAAAGTTTTGAGGAAATGTTGGCGGAGGTCGGCAAGGCCATGCCCTGTGGTGGTTGA